The Geoalkalibacter subterraneus genome contains the following window.
GCTTTGATGTCGGCGATATTCTTAATGTTGCCGCGGGCGATGCGGGCGGCTTCGACCAGGACGTTGCGCGTCTCCCCTTCAGCAGGTTCGCCGGTCAGGTGGTTGACGACATGCATCTGCTCCATGTCGGGCGCCATGCAGATGATTTCGGCGCCGGCCCGGTCAAGGGCGAGCATGGTGATGACGGCCTCATGGATTTCGCTGCCGTCATAGACTCCGCAACCTGCAAGAACAACACCTATTTTTTTTGCCATGTTCGCAACCTCCTTTGCTGGGGATGTGGTTGACATCCCTGATTCGATGATTTCCGATAGTCAGCAAAACTGATGTCAAAAAATATAGACCAGGGACCCGTCATGGTCAACCACAGGCCCTTTGGATCGAACAGTGGAGGCTGAATGCTGGAATTTACTCGCGGGAATAAAGAACCGCCACGGCCTGGGTGCGTCCCGGTGCGCGCGCGACGTAGCCATGAGGTTCGCTTGAGTCGTGATAGACTGAATCGCCCGGCTTCATGATCAGCACCTGATCGCCAAAATGCAGCTCAAGCTCGCCTTCAAGTAGAAAGAGAAATTCCTCCCCTTCGTGGCGGACCTTCATCTCTTCCGACCACTCGCCCGCCTCGAATTCGACCAGAAAGGGTTCCATGTGCTTGTGGCGCAGCCCGTAGGCGAGGCTGTGGTAGATATAGGGGGGGATCGGCTGTTCAGGGGTGTGGCGTCGTCGCATCTGCCGGCGTTGATCTGCACGCACCAGAACGCATTTGTCGGTGCCGTCTTCTTCTTCGAAAAAAGTGTGCAGATCGACTTTGAGCGCTTTCGAGATGCGCAGCAGGGTCGCCAGCGGGGGGATGACCTGGTTGTTTTCGATCTGGGACAGCAGGGGTTTCGATAAGCCGGTGGCATCGGAAAGTGCCTGCAGCGTCAAGCGTTTATGCTGACGCAGACGTCGCACCTTGAGTCCAATTTGAAGCTCTTTGACTTCTTCGCGGATGTTGTCCATGGTCTTTCTTGTCCTTGGGAGTGAGTCCGATTTATGACCGAGCGATCCGATGGAGTCAAGAAAAAATCAATAATACCATCTGGTTCGATTCCGTCCATGATCAGGTTTTCTTTATGATTCCACCGCGCCGACAGTTCTGTTAAAATGACATTTTAAGATCACTTTCATTTTGGATTTACTTATATGGTGCATTATCCTTCCGAAAAACCGCTGAAAGCTGTATTGTTCGATCTCGACGGGACCCTGCTGGATGTGGAAATGGCTGAATTCATACCGGCCTATGTGCAGGGATTGGCTTCGCATTTCACCGATCTGGCTGAGCCGGACCGTTTTGCCGATACGGTGCTGGCGGCGACCTTCGCTCTGATTCGCGACGACAGGGTACGTGCGAGCAATGAAGCGCTTTTTCTTGAAGCCATGCACAGCCGCCTGGGTATCGAGGCGGTCGAGTTTGGCCGTCGTCTCGATGCTTTTGTCGAAGACGGGCTGGGAAGGCTGGCTACCATGGTGCGTGCGTTGCCGGCGGCCAGAGATATTCTGCAGCTCTGTTTCGACAGGGAGCTGACGGTAGTGATCGCCACCAACCCGGTTTTCCCCCGCCCTGTCATCGATGCTCGCCTGCAATGGGGGGACTTGCATGATTTTGACTATTCACTGGTGACCAGTTATGAAAATACCCGCCTGTGCAAACCGCACCCGGGGTATTTCCATGACATTCTGACACAGTTCGACCTTGACCCTGAACAATGTCTGATGGTCGGCAACGACACCGAGCACGACCTGGCCGCTGCCCAGGTCGGAATTCCCACCTTCCTGGTGGAAACCTGGATGATCGACCGGCTCGACGGCGCGTTTCAAAGCGATATGCGCGGAGATCACGACGGTCTGCTGGAGTTTTTGCAGAAAGTCTGATTCTGCTTGCAGGCAGCCCGTATGATTAATTGACACAAATTATTTTTGCCGGTATTCTGATCTGGATTCATGGTTCTTGTTTAAGCGTCGGTCTTGAGCAGGGCAAGATCCATAAACCTTGATGGAGGTCCCATGCCCCGATTGGTTGACAATCCAAATCTGGCCTTTCGCCTGGCGCGAGCCATTGTTTCCGACATTGCCCTTTACAACCAGGAGAAGGTCGCGTCCGGAATCAAGAATGACAACATTTTCGATGTTCTTGCAGAAGAACTGGAAGAGGGTCGCGAACATTTTCATACCCGCGTAGCGGAGGATCTGGCCGGACGCGACCAGCTTTATGATCGCGCCATCGTTGATGTGATGATCAAGCAGGCGGGTAAAATCGAAAGCGCAATCTGGTAGATGGCAACTGAGCATAATTTTTTATTCGAGGCGCAGCAGGCACCACGCCGTCTCGATCATTTTCTCGCGGACGAACTGCCCGAACTGAGCCGATCCCAGATCAAAAGGCTGATTGAGGATGGACAGGTCCAGGTCGACGGCAGGGTGACCAAGGCTGGAGAAAAGCTTAAAGGGGGGGAGCGCCTGCGTGTCATCGAGCCCGCCCCGCAGGCTGCCCTGCCTGTCGCCGAAGCGATTGAACTCGAAGTTCTTTACGAAGATTCACACCTTATCGTCATCAATAAGCCGGCCGGCCTGGTGGTGCACCCCGCTGCGGGGCACTCCAGCGGGACGCTGGTCAATGCCCTGCTGCACCACTGCACCGATCTCTCGGGGATCGGAGGGGAGTTGCGGCCAGGCATCGTCCACCGTCTCGACAAGGAAACCTCTGGCGTGATGGTGGCGACCAAGGACGACGCCACTCATCAAGAGCTGTCGCGACAGTTTAAAGAGCATTCCATCACACGGCGCTATCTTGCCCTGGTGCACGGCATGGTCCAGAACAACCAGGGAGTGATCGACCGCCCCATCGGGCGCCACCCCACTGATCGCAAAAAGATGTCGAGCCGCAGCGGGCGAGGGCGGCGTGCCGTGACCCGGTGGCAGGTGCTGAAGCGTTTTGACCGCGATCGCCTGACGCTGCTGGAATTGACTCTGGAGACGGGGCGCACGCATCAGATACGGGTCCATTTCGCCGACATGAATCTGGCCCTGGTAGGCGACCCGGTCTACGGCAGTACCTCCCGGACCAACGCCCTGCATGATCTGGATCTGCGCCGGCTGGTGCAGCGTCTGGGGCGGCAGGCGCTGCATGCGCAGCTTCTGGGTTTTGTTCACCCCGCTACGGGCGAGTATCTGGAGTTCAAATCCCCTCCGCCCGCCGATCTCCAGGCGGTGCTCGACTATCTCGACCGGCTCTACGCCGAGTGATTGCGGGCTTGACCCGCGCCCCCCTCTGCATTTAATCTCTGTAGCAACGCGGCGTACGCTGCGCTCCTCATTCCACCAATCGGAGATACCTCCCCAAATGAAAATGGCACGTCAAGGAAAAATAAATTATCTGCAGCCTTCATGGGCGGCCGATTCTGCGGTGTGTGCCGGCTTCACCTCGCGCAACGGCGGTGTGAGTCGCGCACCCTATAATTCACTCAATCTCGGCTTCAATACCGAGGATCCGAGACATAACGTGGAGGCCAACCGCTCATCCCTGTCACGTTCTTTCGGCCTGCCGCCGCACCTGCTGCTGACCGTGCAGCAGGTCCACGGCACCGATCTGCTGGTGATCGATCAGCCCAACCCCGATCTTTCTCATTTCCAGCAATTGAGCTGCGACGGCATCATTACCAACCAGCCGGGAATTCTGATAGGGGTTCTGGTGGCGGATTGTTTCCCCGTCCTGATCTATGATCCGCGTCAGCATGTGGCCGCTACGATCCACGTCGGCTGGCGTGGCGCGGCGGCGGGCATTCTCGGCAAAGCGGTGCGTTCCCTGTCCCAGCTGTTCGATAGCACTCCCGACACCCTTATGGCGGGGATCGGTCCCGGCATCGGCGCGCATAAATATGAAGTCGACCGTCCGGTGCGCGATGCGTTCCGCGCAGACGGGCAGCCCTGGGATGAGCTGGCGAGCCCCCAGGGTCTGGGCAAATGGCGCCTCGACCTGCGTAAAGCCTGCTTCCTGCAACTGCTCAAGGCAGGGCTGCGGGAGGAACATATCGAAGCGGCCGATGAATGTACCTGCTGCCATCGGGAGCTGTTTTTCTCTCATCGGCGCGACCAGGGTAAAACGGGACGCCAGATGGGATTCATGCTCCTGTCTTCTCGAGGCTGAAAATTGACGACACCTCATCCGGTTGTCTTTTTTCACTGAAGTATTGCTCATGTCCATCAAAATAATCTTTGCGGATGATCACGAAATCTTCCACGACTGTGTCAAGGCCCTGTTCGATTCTCATGGCAGAATCGAAGTGCTGGCCACGGTGAGCGATGGTCGCGCGGCGGTGAGGCTGGCAGAGGAGCTCAAGCCCGATGTGGTGGTGATGGATCTGGCCATGCCGTTTCTCAACGGCTTCGATGCCACCCGCCGCATTGTGGCCGAAACTCCCGGTGTAAAGATCGTCGCTTTGTCGAGCCACAAGGATCGAAAGTTCATTCTTTCCATGCTCAAAGCCGGTGCACGGGGCTACGTGGTGAAGGATTCAGTCATTGCCGAACTTGTGCAGGCGATCGAGGTGGTCGTGGCCGGTGGAATGTACCTGAGCCCCGGCGTGACCGATATTGTCATGAACAATCTGCTTCATGGCGACGAAGAGGGGGCCTCCTCTCCCTTTGACAAGTTGACCCCCCGCGAACGTGAAACCCTGCAATTGCTGGTTGAAGGCACCCCGGTCAAGGATATCGCGGACCTGTTGAACGTCAGCGCCAAAACCGTCGAAACTCATCGCCATAATATAATGCAGAAGTTGGGGGTGGAATCCCTGCCTGAGTTGACCAAACTGGCGATTCGAGAAGGCTTGACGACCTTGTAAAACCTTTTCCCCTCCTCCTCTCTTCTGATTCTATCCACAGTTTGTCCACAGAAAGTGCTCCCATCTAAGGAATTTCGAAGTATAAAATAATCAAATATCGGGTAAAAATCAGGATTTTCCTGATAGGCATTTTTAAAAAAAAGAGTTATGGTATTTTCATCATTTTGGTTGAAACGGATTTGTTCCGTTATTTCAAAGAGATCGCATGTGAAGGAGGGGTTCCGGAGTTTTCTTCCGGGGCTGGAGAATCATTGCCGTGAAATGGAGGGCCTGTTCGGATTTATTCCGGGCGGGCCAATTTTTTTGCCTGACTGCTGAATCTAATGGTCTTCGGGGTGGTCGTGATCGTGGGGTTCCAGCTCATGATGGGGATGGGCATGGTCATGGTAGCGGGGGCGCGGTGGATGACAGTGGGCCTCACTGTCGGCGCCATGCAGGTGGGTATAGGTGTGCGCGTGAGTATGCTCGTGCTCATGGAGGTGACTGTGCTCCAGCTCGCCATGGCGATGGCGGTGTTCATGCAGGTGCCGGTGCGGGTGTTTGTGGGCGTGCTGGTGTTGCAGGGCCCTGATCTCGCGACAGTGCTCCCGGCGTGAGGTGAGGGTCAGCAGGTTGAGCCGTGCGCGGTCCTGGTCATGCAGAAACTCCCGTGTGCTGTAATCCCGTATGATCTCTCCCCGGTGCAGAACCACTGTCCTCTGCGTCAGCCTTGCTGTCAGATAGGGGTCGTGGGAGACAAGGATCCGGGTCTGGGGCAATTCCTGCAGAATGTTGAGCAACATTTCTTCCCCCTGTGGATCAAGCCCCGCAGTGGGCTCATCGAGGATCAGAATTTCGGGCTGCATAGCCAGCACGGTGGCGATGGCCAGCCGTTTGCGCTCTCCGCCGGAGAGATGCAGGGGGATGCGATCTTCGTAGCCTTGCAGGTGCACCTGCGCCAGTGCCTGATGCACGCGCCGGGCGAGCTCTTCTTTTTTAACTCCCATCTGGCGGGGTCCGAAAGCCACCTCTTCTGCACAGGTGGGGCAGAAAAGCTGGTCGGCCGGATCCTGAAAGATGATCCCGACCCGCCGCCATAGATCACGCCGCCTGCGTCGGTTGATCGGCATTCCCTCGAAAAGGTGTTCGCCGCTCCCCTCCAGGATGCCCAGCAGGCAATGCAACAGGGTTGTTTTGCCGGCGCCGTTTTCGCCGACGATGGCAACGCTCTCGCCGCGATTGATCTTGAAAAGGATCTTGTTAAGCGCCTGCGTTCCGTCAGGATATCTGAAGGAATAGTCCCTGACCGCGACCAGCGGCGAACTTTCCGGCCTGGGTAATGCCGCAGGGTCATTGGCTTCCGGCAGCAGGGGGTCGCAGCGGGCGGCTTCCGCCGCGAGGATGTCGTCAATGCCATCCAGGCGAAAAGAGAAATCCAATCCGTGCTCACGCAGGGAGCTGCGGTGGGAGACCAGTTCTCGCAGGGTATAGTCATGATGCACGCGCCCCTGGTCGAGCACAACGGCGCGCTCACAGAGATCGTAGGCAAATAGCAGGTCGTGGGTGATGCAGATCAGCGTTCCGTCGTAGTCGCGCAGCAATTCCCGCAGGATGTTGTCCTGTGCCGGGTCGAGGTTTGCCGTCGGTTCGTCCAGGATCAGAACCTGGGGGCGCATGGCCAGTAAAGTGGCCAGGGCGGCGCGTTTTTTCTGCCCGTAGCTTAGATGGTGAGAGGGCTTGTATGCCAGATCGGCCAGCCCCACCTGCGCAAGTGCGTTCCGTGCCCGCTCTGCACATTGCTCCGCACTCAGCTCCTGATTGCCCGGTCCGAAAGCCACGTCTTCGAGCAGGGTATTGCAGAACAGCTGGTCGTCGGGGTCCTGAAACAGCAGGCCCACTTCAAGGCGCGCCCGTCGCAGATGCTCGCCCTGCAACGGCTTCCCCTTGTAGATGACGGCACCGGCCTGGGCCTCGAGCAGACCGTTGAGGTGACGCGCCAGGGTGGATTTCCCGGAACCGTTCTGTCCCACCAGCGCGATGCGGTCGCCGGGCCGAATGGTCAGGTTGATCTGCCGCAGCGCCTGAGAACCGTCAGGATAGCTGAAATCAAGATCGCGAACCTCGATCAGCGCCTTGCGCTCCCGTGGTAAAGATGTTTCAGAGTCAATAAAGTGCATTTTTATCCAAGAATTAAAGGGTTTTCTCTGCGTCTTAGATATTCTCTCTCCGCCTCAGCGTTGAAAAAATAACTCAACCCCCCAGATAGAACCGATCAACCCCCAGCAGCACCGCTCCCAACAGAATCCAGAAGGTTGCCTTGAGCCAGTCTCCTGCTGAGGAGCGAAAGCGATGCAGTTCCTGGAACGTGCCGTCGTAGCCGCGTGCCTGCATGGCGTCATAGACGCGATAGGTGCGCTCAAAGCCACGCACGAACAACATGCCGAGAAAATTGCCGGTCACGCGCAGCGTTTCCATATTGGTCCTCTTGCGAAAACCGCGCACCTTCATCCCCGTTGCCATGCGGCGCGTTTCCTCCAGGACGACGAAAATGTACCGGTGCGCCAGATGAATCATGCGGGTGATCTTGTCGGGAACACCCAGCCGGGTGAGCCCTTCAAGCGTGACAGACAGGGGCGCGGTAGCCAGCAGGGGCTCCATCAGCAGGGCGACTGCAAAGGCTTTGCAGCAGATCGTCAGCGCCAGCGCCGCACCGCGCAGGTTGAAGGAAATCCCCTCCATGCCTGTAAAAACGACAAGCGTATCCTCTGGCTGGGTGGGGACGGTCAGGGGCATAATGACGATGAACATGACCAGAAAACCCGACATGGCGAGCAGACGGCGAAGGGTCCGATGAAACGGCAGGCGTGCAAGTGGTACACAGATCAGGGCCAAAAGCATCGCCGCGGATGCCGCGGGCAGGGAGCGAACGGCCACAACGAAAAAGGCGAATGTGATCAGGGAAACCAGCTTGAAGCGCACATCCCAGAGGTGAAAAAATGATCGGTTGGATGCGTTGTTGTCGAGTTGGGGGATGGACCAGTCGCGATCAGTGCGGCTGCCGTTGCTGCGCTCGCCACGGCGTACCCACCAGGCCAGCAGAGCCCATCCGGCCATCAGTCCCGCCGCCATAGCGGCCAGCACGGAGCTCGGCAGGATGATCGTGGCGCCGGGTGTGATATTCATGAAGCCTCTGCGGAAAAGGGAGTGGAACCCGCACGCAGCAGTTCAGGTTTAACCCGCAGCAGAAAGGATACGGTAAAGGCGCTGACCGCGCCTTCTATCGCGATTACCGGCAGATGAGCCAGAAGAGCGAGGCGGGCGACGCCGGAGAAATCCTCCCCTCCGGTGGTCAACAGAAGCGCCAGAAGCAGCGCAGAGAGCACCGTGCCGCCGCCACCGGCCAGGGCGGCAGCCAGCATGTGGCGTTTCGGCCCATGTCCTTTGAGTTTCTGGAAGGCAAAACCGCATGCCAGGGCCGGTACCCCCATCATCAGGGTGTTGGCGCCAAGAGCGGTCAGCCCGCCGAATTGAAAAAGCAGACTCTGCAGCAGCAGGCCGATAGCAATCGCGAGAAAGGAAGAGGGCCCGAGCAGAACCCCGACCAGCCCTGGAATCAGCATATGGACACTGGTTGGCCCCAGCGGCACGTGAATCAGGGAGGCAACGAAAAAGGTCGCGGTGATGACCGCCACTTTCGGCAGGTCTTTTTCTCCGGTCCGTCGCACGCTCCACGCGGCGATGGCTACGGATGCCACGGCGCATCCCAGGGTGACGCCGACCGGCAGGACTCCATCGGAAATATGCATGAGGCTCTACTCCCGCCGCCGCTCGCGGCGCCCGGCCACAAAAAAGGCTACTCCGAAAAGACCCAGGATATAACCGATGCCGCTGAAGATCTCTTCTGCTCCCGGCTTCTCAAGCTCCTGGCGCAGTGCGGCGACCTCCCGGTGCAACCGGCGCAAATCGCGCTCCATCTGCGCGTGACTTTCTTCAAACGCGGCCAGCATTTGATCGCAGCTCTCACCGGCAGCGCAAGCTCTCTCACCGGCAGCGCAAGCTCTCTCGCCGGGGGCGCAGACAAGGAGAAAAAAAATCGCCAAGGCAGTCAATCGACGTTTCCATCTTGCCATAGGACTTATTCTCCAAAGGTGGATTTTTTCAATTTGAAGCGGGTTTTATGGCCCATCCCGGCATCGAGAATAATGACCAGATCCTCTTTTTTTGGAATCGCGAACGAGAACAGCCCCTCCTTATTGGTGCGGCCTTCAAGCAGAGCTTCTTCGTTCGAGTCGACCACGGTGATTTTGCCGTCTTCAACGGCCCGCCCGTCAGGGAAATAGCTTTCGGTGTAGACCGTGACGCCTTCGATATAGGCAAAGATATTGACCTTGTGAGCAAGGGCTGTGCCGGCCTGCAGGGTGAAGAGCACAATCATGCTCAACAGCAGGAGCAGCTTGGGGGATTTAATGGTCATGATGGATCCTCTATTTTTGGTCAAGAGCTTGAACCACGGAGAGCACAGAGAGCACAGAGAAAAACCGAGAAGCAGATCGGAGTGTAAGATTGCTTGGGAGAAAACTGAACCCTATGAAGTTCATGTTTTTCAAAATCTCTGTGGACTCTCTTTTTATCTCTGTTTTTTACCTTTGTGGTAAAAGCGTTTTTGTCGATTGGTTATTTCATCTCCCGCGTATGCACCCAGTAGACCGCGCCGATTTCGACTTCCTTCTGTTCCCCTTCATGCTCCAGGGTCCAGTCCGCCAGGCTGAGGGCGGAGAATCCCCACCAGCCGGCGCGCGGCATGGCATAGTGGAAGACACCGTCGGCATCGGACTTGATCACCTGGGTGACAAAGGCGTCAGCGGGTGCGGTGATCCATTGGGGGTTGTCGGGCGATTCATTCAGATATTCCACTTCGATCTCGGCGAAAGGGACGGGCTGCCCGTCGCGCAGGACGCGGCCGGAGAAGAGGTTGCCGCTCCACAGGCCATAGGGGCGGGTCAGGGGGACGATCTCTGTTTCGAGCCCAACCGGCTCATCCCACCCTTGCTGCAGACCGTAAGCGTTGACGCAGACCTTGGTGTAGTGGACGATGAAAAGATCTTCCGCCGGCTCCCAGTAAGGGGTTGGCTCCATGTAGAAGGTGTAGTCTCCGGGACGCTTGAGGGTTGTCTCGGCGACCCAGAAAGTGAAGTCTTCCTCCTGGTCGGCGCTTTTGCCGCGGACTGCAGAGAGGGCCGGGAGCAGATCTGCTTTTACACCGTCATGCAGCACCCCGAAAACCCGGGGCCCGGCCATCTCCATGTAGTGACCTTCCATGGGATGGATGAACTTGGCTGCAAGCTTCAGGAAAGGGCCGCTGTCGGAGGTAACGAGGGGTGAAGAGGGGATTATGGCGCCGAAATGGGCCCCGGCGGAGGTGCACAGGACGAACAGCAGGGCGGCTGTGGAGAGAAGAAGCCGAATCATGTCAGGTCGCTCCCTTGAAAAAAAGTCATGACAGGATCATGTAAAAGGTGCTCTTTGAAAGGGATGGAATATGTTTGCTACCGAAATGCGTTTTAGTAGCACGGACAACATAGAAAGAGACTCAACAATTGTCAAGTTTCAAGCGAACCGGGGCGAAAAGATGAGGGTATTTTCAGGTTTTCTGATTATTGCTCCGGAGCAGGGCGCCCCGGATGGCTGGGCCGACGGGATGTTACAGGCCGCGTAGGGAGACTTGGGCGGCGTATTGGGAAGCGATTTCTTCAAAGCGGCGCAGTGTCGCGGCACTGTGGGCGCTGCGCTTGCGCCAGTCGGGTGCCAGGGCGTGCTCGGGCACGAACTGCTGCAGAATCCAAAGCGGTGCGCCCTGCAGCAGCTTGCCGAGTTGATGGAGGTCGGGTTCTTCGATCAACCCCGGCACGCAGGTGGTGCGCAATTCGTAATCGATGGTTCCGCTGCGCAGCAGCTCGATCGATTGGGGCAGAAGCTCGAGATCGACCGGAGCCCGATGCAGTTCATTGTAGCGTCCAGGAGCCGTCTTGAGATCCAGGGCGACGTAGTCTACCAGGCTTTCGTTCATCAACTGCTCAAGCACCGCGGGAGCGAGGCCGTTGGTATCAAGTTTGATCAGCAGGTCGAGTTCCCTGATGCGGGCGAGAAACGCCGGC
Protein-coding sequences here:
- a CDS encoding helix-turn-helix domain-containing protein, giving the protein MDNIREEVKELQIGLKVRRLRQHKRLTLQALSDATGLSKPLLSQIENNQVIPPLATLLRISKALKVDLHTFFEEEDGTDKCVLVRADQRRQMRRRHTPEQPIPPYIYHSLAYGLRHKHMEPFLVEFEAGEWSEEMKVRHEGEEFLFLLEGELELHFGDQVLIMKPGDSVYHDSSEPHGYVARAPGRTQAVAVLYSRE
- a CDS encoding HAD family hydrolase; the protein is MVHYPSEKPLKAVLFDLDGTLLDVEMAEFIPAYVQGLASHFTDLAEPDRFADTVLAATFALIRDDRVRASNEALFLEAMHSRLGIEAVEFGRRLDAFVEDGLGRLATMVRALPAARDILQLCFDRELTVVIATNPVFPRPVIDARLQWGDLHDFDYSLVTSYENTRLCKPHPGYFHDILTQFDLDPEQCLMVGNDTEHDLAAAQVGIPTFLVETWMIDRLDGAFQSDMRGDHDGLLEFLQKV
- a CDS encoding RluA family pseudouridine synthase: MATEHNFLFEAQQAPRRLDHFLADELPELSRSQIKRLIEDGQVQVDGRVTKAGEKLKGGERLRVIEPAPQAALPVAEAIELEVLYEDSHLIVINKPAGLVVHPAAGHSSGTLVNALLHHCTDLSGIGGELRPGIVHRLDKETSGVMVATKDDATHQELSRQFKEHSITRRYLALVHGMVQNNQGVIDRPIGRHPTDRKKMSSRSGRGRRAVTRWQVLKRFDRDRLTLLELTLETGRTHQIRVHFADMNLALVGDPVYGSTSRTNALHDLDLRRLVQRLGRQALHAQLLGFVHPATGEYLEFKSPPPADLQAVLDYLDRLYAE
- the pgeF gene encoding peptidoglycan editing factor PgeF, coding for MKMARQGKINYLQPSWAADSAVCAGFTSRNGGVSRAPYNSLNLGFNTEDPRHNVEANRSSLSRSFGLPPHLLLTVQQVHGTDLLVIDQPNPDLSHFQQLSCDGIITNQPGILIGVLVADCFPVLIYDPRQHVAATIHVGWRGAAAGILGKAVRSLSQLFDSTPDTLMAGIGPGIGAHKYEVDRPVRDAFRADGQPWDELASPQGLGKWRLDLRKACFLQLLKAGLREEHIEAADECTCCHRELFFSHRRDQGKTGRQMGFMLLSSRG
- a CDS encoding response regulator, translating into MSIKIIFADDHEIFHDCVKALFDSHGRIEVLATVSDGRAAVRLAEELKPDVVVMDLAMPFLNGFDATRRIVAETPGVKIVALSSHKDRKFILSMLKAGARGYVVKDSVIAELVQAIEVVVAGGMYLSPGVTDIVMNNLLHGDEEGASSPFDKLTPRERETLQLLVEGTPVKDIADLLNVSAKTVETHRHNIMQKLGVESLPELTKLAIREGLTTL
- a CDS encoding ABC transporter ATP-binding protein — protein: MHFIDSETSLPRERKALIEVRDLDFSYPDGSQALRQINLTIRPGDRIALVGQNGSGKSTLARHLNGLLEAQAGAVIYKGKPLQGEHLRRARLEVGLLFQDPDDQLFCNTLLEDVAFGPGNQELSAEQCAERARNALAQVGLADLAYKPSHHLSYGQKKRAALATLLAMRPQVLILDEPTANLDPAQDNILRELLRDYDGTLICITHDLLFAYDLCERAVVLDQGRVHHDYTLRELVSHRSSLREHGLDFSFRLDGIDDILAAEAARCDPLLPEANDPAALPRPESSPLVAVRDYSFRYPDGTQALNKILFKINRGESVAIVGENGAGKTTLLHCLLGILEGSGEHLFEGMPINRRRRRDLWRRVGIIFQDPADQLFCPTCAEEVAFGPRQMGVKKEELARRVHQALAQVHLQGYEDRIPLHLSGGERKRLAIATVLAMQPEILILDEPTAGLDPQGEEMLLNILQELPQTRILVSHDPYLTARLTQRTVVLHRGEIIRDYSTREFLHDQDRARLNLLTLTSRREHCREIRALQHQHAHKHPHRHLHEHRHRHGELEHSHLHEHEHTHAHTYTHLHGADSEAHCHPPRPRYHDHAHPHHELEPHDHDHPEDH
- the cbiQ gene encoding cobalt ECF transporter T component CbiQ, yielding MNITPGATIILPSSVLAAMAAGLMAGWALLAWWVRRGERSNGSRTDRDWSIPQLDNNASNRSFFHLWDVRFKLVSLITFAFFVVAVRSLPAASAAMLLALICVPLARLPFHRTLRRLLAMSGFLVMFIVIMPLTVPTQPEDTLVVFTGMEGISFNLRGAALALTICCKAFAVALLMEPLLATAPLSVTLEGLTRLGVPDKITRMIHLAHRYIFVVLEETRRMATGMKVRGFRKRTNMETLRVTGNFLGMLFVRGFERTYRVYDAMQARGYDGTFQELHRFRSSAGDWLKATFWILLGAVLLGVDRFYLGG
- the cbiM gene encoding cobalt transporter CbiM — encoded protein: MHISDGVLPVGVTLGCAVASVAIAAWSVRRTGEKDLPKVAVITATFFVASLIHVPLGPTSVHMLIPGLVGVLLGPSSFLAIAIGLLLQSLLFQFGGLTALGANTLMMGVPALACGFAFQKLKGHGPKRHMLAAALAGGGGTVLSALLLALLLTTGGEDFSGVARLALLAHLPVIAIEGAVSAFTVSFLLRVKPELLRAGSTPFSAEAS
- a CDS encoding DUF4198 domain-containing protein, encoding MIRLLLSTAALLFVLCTSAGAHFGAIIPSSPLVTSDSGPFLKLAAKFIHPMEGHYMEMAGPRVFGVLHDGVKADLLPALSAVRGKSADQEEDFTFWVAETTLKRPGDYTFYMEPTPYWEPAEDLFIVHYTKVCVNAYGLQQGWDEPVGLETEIVPLTRPYGLWSGNLFSGRVLRDGQPVPFAEIEVEYLNESPDNPQWITAPADAFVTQVIKSDADGVFHYAMPRAGWWGFSALSLADWTLEHEGEQKEVEIGAVYWVHTREMK
- a CDS encoding anaerobic ribonucleoside-triphosphate reductase activating protein, with translation MGIKGFQGTSLLDYPGRIASLVFYGGCNLTCPFCHNGSLVLTPEDHPDYPADTLLREIEDRRKFIDGVVISGGEPTLDPELPAFLARIRELDLLIKLDTNGLAPAVLEQLMNESLVDYVALDLKTAPGRYNELHRAPVDLELLPQSIELLRSGTIDYELRTTCVPGLIEEPDLHQLGKLLQGAPLWILQQFVPEHALAPDWRKRSAHSAATLRRFEEIASQYAAQVSLRGL